A section of the Sphaerobacter thermophilus DSM 20745 genome encodes:
- a CDS encoding alpha-ketoacid dehydrogenase subunit beta, giving the protein MATKLLIDAIRDTLFEEMRGDDRIIVLGEDVGKRGGVFRVTAGLIDEFGEERVIDTPLAESSIVGVAIGAALHGLLPVAEIQFFDFIHPAMDQIMNEAAKIRYRSGGDFDCPIVIRTPYGGGVHGALYHSQSLESAFTREPGLKVVAPVNPADAAGLLRSAIYDPDPVLFLEHKKAYRLIRDEVPENGHTVPIGKAKVVKEGSDVTIISYGMMLHESLAAAKALEEKDGSSVEVIDLRTLRPLDEETILESVAKTGKVLIVHEANKVGGVGAEVAALIAEEAFPYLDGPIMRVAGPEVPAMPFSPPLEQAYLPTAEKIGAALEQLAAF; this is encoded by the coding sequence ATGGCCACGAAACTCCTCATTGATGCGATCCGCGACACCCTGTTCGAGGAGATGCGCGGCGACGACCGCATCATCGTGCTGGGCGAGGACGTCGGCAAGCGGGGCGGCGTCTTCCGGGTCACCGCCGGACTGATCGATGAGTTCGGAGAGGAGCGGGTGATCGACACGCCGCTGGCCGAGTCGTCGATCGTCGGGGTCGCCATCGGCGCGGCCCTGCACGGCCTGTTGCCGGTCGCCGAGATCCAGTTCTTCGACTTCATCCACCCGGCAATGGACCAGATCATGAACGAGGCAGCCAAGATCCGCTACCGCTCCGGGGGCGACTTCGACTGCCCGATCGTGATCCGCACGCCCTACGGCGGCGGGGTCCACGGCGCGCTCTACCACTCGCAGAGCCTTGAGTCGGCCTTCACCCGTGAGCCGGGTCTCAAGGTGGTCGCACCGGTCAACCCGGCAGACGCCGCCGGGTTGCTGCGCAGCGCCATCTATGACCCGGACCCGGTCCTCTTCCTGGAGCACAAGAAGGCCTACCGCCTGATCCGCGACGAGGTGCCCGAGAACGGGCACACCGTGCCGATCGGCAAGGCGAAGGTGGTCAAGGAAGGCTCCGACGTCACCATCATCTCCTACGGGATGATGCTCCACGAGTCGCTGGCCGCGGCCAAAGCGCTCGAGGAGAAGGACGGCAGCAGTGTCGAGGTCATCGACCTGCGTACGCTCCGCCCGCTGGACGAGGAGACGATCCTCGAGTCGGTGGCCAAGACCGGCAAGGTGTTGATCGTCCACGAGGCCAACAAGGTCGGCGGAGTCGGGGCGGAGGTCGCGGCGCTCATCGCCGAGGAAGCCTTCCCCTACCTCGATGGGCCGATCATGCGCGTCGCCGGGCCGGAGGTACCGGCCATGCCCTTCAGCCCGCCTCTGGAGCAGGCCTACCTGCCCACCGCGGAGAAGATCGGCGCCGCGCTGGAGCAGCTCGCGGCATTCTGA
- a CDS encoding thiamine pyrophosphate-dependent dehydrogenase E1 component subunit alpha: protein MKQFDSGGVGIETMATAPKGLTESDLVRMYEYMVLARSLDERMWLLNRAGQAPFVISCQGHEAAQVGAAFALQPGKDVLVPYYRDLAMVLYFGLTPRDLMLSLLARKEDPTSAGRQMPGHYGSRKHNIITGSSPVATQVLHATGIALAAKYRREDTVAWTCVGEGGTSQGDFHEALNFASIHRLPVVFFVENNGYAISVPQRKQMAIENVADRAAGYGMPGVTVDGGDPVAVYTVAKEAVDRARAGGGPTLIEAKVQRLTAHSSDDDDRTYRDPEELKAERAKDPIVRFRTALMEQGVLTEEQDAAIRARIKAQIDDATDFAEQAPYPDPAELMLHVYGS, encoded by the coding sequence ATGAAGCAGTTCGATTCCGGGGGCGTAGGTATTGAGACCATGGCAACGGCGCCCAAGGGTCTCACCGAATCGGATCTCGTGCGCATGTACGAGTACATGGTCCTGGCCCGGTCGCTGGACGAGCGCATGTGGCTGCTCAACCGCGCCGGTCAGGCCCCCTTCGTGATCTCCTGCCAGGGACACGAAGCGGCGCAGGTTGGCGCAGCCTTCGCTCTCCAACCGGGGAAGGACGTGCTGGTCCCCTACTACCGGGATCTGGCCATGGTCCTCTACTTCGGTTTGACCCCGCGTGACCTGATGTTGAGCCTGCTGGCCCGCAAGGAGGACCCGACCAGTGCGGGCCGGCAGATGCCGGGGCACTACGGCTCCCGCAAACACAACATCATCACCGGCTCCAGCCCGGTCGCGACCCAGGTCCTCCACGCGACCGGGATCGCCCTGGCGGCGAAGTACCGTCGCGAGGACACGGTCGCCTGGACCTGCGTCGGCGAGGGCGGTACGAGTCAGGGCGACTTCCACGAGGCGCTCAACTTCGCGTCGATCCACCGGCTTCCGGTGGTCTTTTTTGTAGAGAACAACGGTTACGCGATCTCCGTCCCGCAGCGCAAGCAGATGGCGATCGAGAACGTCGCCGACCGCGCCGCGGGCTACGGCATGCCGGGCGTCACCGTGGACGGCGGCGATCCGGTTGCCGTCTACACCGTCGCCAAGGAGGCGGTCGACCGCGCCCGCGCGGGCGGCGGCCCGACGCTGATCGAGGCCAAGGTCCAGCGCCTGACCGCTCACTCCAGCGACGACGACGACCGCACCTACCGCGATCCCGAGGAACTCAAGGCTGAACGCGCCAAGGACCCGATTGTCCGCTTCCGCACTGCCCTCATGGAGCAGGGCGTCCTGACCGAAGAGCAGGACGCCGCAATTCGAGCCCGGATCAAGGCGCAGATCGACGACGCCACCGACTTCGCAGAGCAGGCGCCGTATCCCGATCCGGCCGAGCTGATGCTCCACGTCTACGGCAGCTAA
- the lpdA gene encoding dihydrolipoyl dehydrogenase: protein MPGESYDVVLLGGGTGGYAAAFRGAQLGLKVAVVEKDKVGGTCLHRGCIPTKALLKSGSVARLMRDGAQYGVTATGIEIDYSKAIERSGRIVEQNYKGLQFLFRKHKIDIYEGVGRLKDNRTVIVTKADGSTEEVKGNAIIIDTGSRPRAIPGIEFDGKRVINSDHSTWSPDLPKRVIIRGGGATGVEFATIYRDFGCEVTLVGRVVPNEDREVSQQLTRSFTKAGIKIIPDYRPTAEDFNITEGGVELRVKRDGKEERIEADTLLVAIGRQGNIEDIGLEELGIKTKDSYIVTDDFGFTGVDGVYAIGDVIGKQLLAHTAMHQGIIVMELLAGKKPMPLDLKKVPSVTFCHPEIGSVGLTEEEAKAEGRTIKVGKFPLRANGKALIEDEVDGFAKVIADAETDEILGVHLIGGHATELIGEAALASLLEATPWEIGLSVHPHPTISEVLGEAALAVDGMAIHI from the coding sequence ATGCCAGGGGAGTCATACGACGTTGTGCTGCTCGGCGGCGGGACCGGCGGGTACGCGGCCGCATTCCGAGGCGCGCAGCTCGGACTGAAAGTCGCCGTCGTCGAGAAGGACAAGGTCGGCGGCACCTGCCTGCACCGTGGCTGCATCCCAACCAAGGCCCTGCTCAAGAGCGGCTCCGTCGCGCGGCTGATGCGGGACGGTGCGCAGTACGGCGTCACCGCTACCGGCATCGAGATCGACTACTCGAAGGCCATCGAGCGCTCCGGCCGCATCGTTGAGCAGAACTACAAAGGCCTGCAGTTCCTTTTCCGCAAGCACAAGATCGATATCTATGAGGGCGTCGGCCGCCTCAAGGACAACCGTACCGTCATCGTGACCAAGGCGGACGGCAGCACCGAGGAGGTCAAGGGCAACGCAATCATTATCGACACCGGCTCCCGCCCGCGCGCGATCCCTGGCATCGAGTTCGACGGCAAGCGGGTTATCAACAGCGATCACTCCACCTGGTCCCCCGATCTGCCGAAGCGGGTCATCATCCGCGGCGGCGGCGCAACGGGTGTCGAGTTCGCCACGATCTACCGCGACTTCGGCTGCGAGGTGACCCTGGTCGGGCGTGTGGTGCCCAACGAGGACCGGGAGGTCTCGCAGCAGCTCACCCGCTCGTTCACCAAGGCCGGCATCAAGATCATCCCCGACTACCGCCCGACCGCCGAGGACTTCAACATCACCGAAGGTGGTGTCGAGCTCCGCGTCAAGCGGGACGGCAAGGAGGAGCGGATCGAGGCGGACACCCTCCTGGTCGCGATCGGCCGCCAGGGGAACATCGAGGATATCGGCCTGGAAGAGCTGGGCATCAAGACTAAGGACAGCTACATCGTCACCGACGACTTCGGGTTCACCGGCGTCGACGGCGTCTACGCAATCGGCGACGTGATCGGCAAGCAGCTCCTGGCGCACACCGCGATGCATCAGGGGATCATCGTCATGGAGCTGCTGGCGGGCAAGAAGCCGATGCCGCTCGACCTCAAGAAGGTGCCGAGCGTCACCTTCTGCCATCCCGAGATCGGCAGCGTGGGCCTCACCGAGGAGGAGGCCAAGGCAGAGGGGCGCACCATTAAGGTGGGCAAGTTCCCGCTGCGCGCGAACGGCAAGGCGCTCATCGAGGACGAGGTCGACGGCTTCGCCAAGGTGATCGCTGATGCCGAGACCGACGAGATCCTGGGCGTGCACCTCATCGGTGGGCACGCCACCGAGTTGATCGGCGAGGCGGCGCTAGCCTCGCTGCTGGAAGCCACCCCATGGGAGATCGGCCTCAGCGTGCACCCGCACCCAACCATCTCCGAGGTTCTGGGTGAGGCGGCGCTCGCTGTGGACGGCATGGCTATCCACATCTGA
- a CDS encoding SWIM zinc finger family protein, whose product MPETIVPVATWRRLAEKAAREGLRAYRLNGDRRAWAVTSHSQTDTAYEVTILDGDLLCSCRGSAFRSYCKHRALVLAELGLLDEAGSGVDAEGRPVVPDRVIEALYAA is encoded by the coding sequence ATGCCGGAAACAATTGTGCCGGTCGCAACCTGGCGGCGCCTGGCGGAGAAGGCGGCGCGGGAAGGGCTGCGCGCCTACCGGCTCAACGGCGACCGGCGCGCCTGGGCGGTCACGAGCCATAGCCAGACCGACACCGCCTACGAGGTGACGATCCTCGATGGCGATCTCCTCTGCTCCTGCCGCGGGAGCGCCTTCCGCTCCTACTGCAAGCACCGCGCGCTGGTGCTCGCGGAGCTGGGCCTGCTCGACGAGGCCGGGTCCGGTGTTGATGCCGAGGGGCGCCCGGTCGTGCCTGACCGGGTGATCGAGGCACTGTACGCGGCGTAG
- a CDS encoding glycosyltransferase family 87 protein — protein MDRTGGAHTAIVAGCALLLVVQLIMALGSQLVDGLFGHVGMDFLTTYTAAQIIADGDGHRLYDWWAQRLAQYPIIAAQGVSWSDRILQPYVAPPVLAVLALPLQWLPAPGAFAVWVALSAGAFFIAARLLDRALNLRLGCLLPLVTFSFFPVFYTLRLGQAEGLLFLGVVAYVVLSRRGKDLPAGLALGILAIKPPLLVVPAIYLATKQRWRALIGLTIACAVAAGLSLAILGSAGVADYLELSHDLSQPAGTIATNVTGMINVRGTVVRLLPSAPALVQEVAIVGISLTLLGVTVAVWRRSTPERGTPADEAETALMLVATCLLSYHTLIHTGSLLLPAIALLWRAIHREPTSGVWDRGVMGWMLAALWVAPTVAFLPTGTSQLPAIVLTPFVALLWIFSAEYVIRHTTPEPALAKVQAARESRRW, from the coding sequence GTGGACCGCACCGGAGGTGCCCACACCGCGATTGTGGCCGGCTGTGCGCTCCTGCTCGTTGTCCAGCTCATCATGGCGCTCGGCAGCCAGCTCGTCGACGGCCTCTTCGGCCATGTCGGCATGGACTTCCTGACGACCTACACCGCGGCTCAGATCATTGCTGATGGCGACGGCCATCGCCTTTACGACTGGTGGGCCCAGCGGCTCGCCCAATACCCCATCATCGCCGCACAGGGCGTCTCCTGGTCCGACCGCATCCTCCAGCCGTATGTGGCCCCACCGGTCCTGGCAGTTCTCGCCCTCCCGCTCCAGTGGTTGCCTGCGCCAGGGGCATTCGCCGTCTGGGTCGCCCTGAGCGCCGGAGCGTTCTTCATCGCTGCGCGGCTGCTCGACCGCGCGCTCAACCTCCGCCTGGGCTGCCTGCTGCCGCTCGTCACGTTCAGCTTCTTCCCCGTTTTCTACACCCTGCGGCTCGGCCAGGCAGAGGGACTGCTGTTCCTGGGCGTGGTCGCCTACGTCGTGCTCAGCCGGCGCGGCAAGGATCTCCCGGCTGGGCTCGCACTCGGCATCCTGGCGATCAAGCCGCCGCTCCTTGTCGTGCCGGCCATTTACCTGGCCACCAAGCAGCGCTGGCGCGCGCTGATCGGTCTAACCATCGCCTGCGCGGTGGCAGCCGGACTGTCGCTCGCAATCCTCGGCAGCGCCGGGGTGGCCGACTATCTCGAGCTCAGCCACGACCTGAGCCAGCCCGCCGGTACGATCGCGACCAACGTCACGGGGATGATCAACGTCCGGGGCACCGTCGTCCGGCTGCTCCCCAGCGCCCCGGCACTGGTCCAGGAGGTCGCCATCGTCGGGATCTCGCTGACGCTGCTGGGAGTGACCGTCGCCGTCTGGCGCCGCTCGACACCGGAGCGGGGCACGCCGGCCGATGAGGCGGAAACGGCCTTGATGCTGGTCGCCACCTGCCTGCTCAGCTACCACACGCTGATCCACACCGGCTCGCTCCTCCTGCCGGCAATCGCGCTCCTGTGGCGCGCGATCCACCGAGAGCCCACCTCCGGGGTATGGGACCGTGGCGTCATGGGCTGGATGCTGGCGGCGCTATGGGTCGCCCCGACCGTGGCTTTCCTCCCGACCGGCACGAGCCAACTGCCCGCGATTGTCTTGACTCCATTCGTCGCGCTGCTCTGGATCTTCTCGGCCGAGTACGTCATCCGCCACACGACGCCGGAGCCCGCGCTCGCCAAGGTACAGGCGGCCCGCGAGTCTCGCCGGTGGTGA
- a CDS encoding citrate/2-methylcitrate synthase yields the protein MTARGLEGVVAGTTQLSSIIDGVLTYRGINIDDLAEHASYEEVVHLLFFGRLPTRAELDDLRRQLSALRPLPEGLMTLLRTVPRDAVPMDTLRTAVSALGFYEEHPNDTSREVSVEKALRLVAQVPTIVAALERLRRGQEPVPPPEGTDTAHAFLLMLKGTAPDEVEVDAMNKILVLHADHEFNASTFAARVTAATLADMHAAVTAAVAALKGPLHGGANAAVMAALQEIGDLDGVEPYVLEKLARKERIMGFGHRVYKQGDPRAKWLREMSRRLAERSGEPKWYEMSVRMDEVMQREKGLFPNVDFYAATVYHYLGIPKDLMTPVFATSRISGWTAHILEQYGDNRLIRPRADYTGPTSQAWVPIDQRG from the coding sequence ATGACCGCTCGAGGACTGGAAGGCGTCGTCGCAGGCACGACGCAGTTGAGCTCGATCATCGACGGGGTGCTGACCTACCGCGGCATCAACATTGATGATCTCGCGGAGCACGCCAGCTACGAGGAGGTTGTGCACCTGCTCTTCTTTGGCAGGCTCCCCACGCGCGCGGAGTTGGACGATCTGCGGCGGCAGCTCTCCGCCCTCCGCCCATTGCCCGAAGGATTGATGACGCTGCTCCGCACCGTGCCGCGGGACGCGGTCCCGATGGACACGCTGCGCACGGCTGTCTCGGCGCTCGGGTTCTATGAGGAACACCCCAACGACACCAGCCGCGAGGTGAGCGTCGAGAAGGCGCTCCGGCTGGTTGCGCAGGTGCCGACCATCGTGGCGGCGCTGGAGCGCCTGCGGCGCGGCCAGGAGCCGGTGCCGCCCCCGGAGGGGACCGACACCGCGCATGCCTTCCTCCTGATGCTCAAGGGCACCGCGCCCGACGAGGTCGAAGTCGACGCGATGAACAAGATCCTCGTGCTCCACGCCGACCATGAGTTCAACGCGTCAACCTTCGCCGCGCGGGTCACGGCCGCGACGCTGGCCGACATGCATGCGGCGGTCACGGCCGCCGTGGCGGCACTGAAGGGCCCACTCCATGGCGGGGCCAATGCCGCGGTGATGGCGGCGCTCCAGGAGATTGGCGACCTCGACGGGGTCGAGCCCTACGTTCTCGAGAAGCTGGCGCGCAAGGAGCGGATCATGGGCTTCGGCCACCGCGTCTACAAGCAGGGCGACCCGCGCGCCAAGTGGCTGCGCGAGATGTCGCGCCGGCTGGCCGAGCGATCGGGTGAGCCGAAGTGGTATGAGATGTCGGTCCGCATGGACGAGGTCATGCAGCGGGAAAAGGGGTTGTTCCCCAACGTGGACTTCTATGCGGCCACTGTGTACCACTATCTCGGTATCCCGAAGGATCTGATGACCCCCGTCTTCGCCACCAGCCGCATCTCCGGCTGGACGGCACACATCCTCGAGCAATATGGCGACAACCGGCTGATCCGCCCTCGGGCGGACTACACCGGGCCGACCAGCCAGGCCTGGGTGCCGATCGACCAGCGCGGATAG
- a CDS encoding sulfite oxidase gives MVDPREPIPAQTSAPPGRPVDRDTIEGLPTVGDGSGLSPDERFYREEVQLALRNRGMPLEALRYPITPTGLHYLVIHFDIPNITPDDFHLTVGGLVANPLRLTLADLQARPSVTVAVTLECAGNGRALLTPRPTSQPWLVEGVSTVEWTGTPLRGLLEEAGLDTRAVDIVFTGLDWGVQGGMVQAYQRSLSREEAMRDDVLLAWAMNGEPLPPQHGFPLRLVVPGWYGMTSVKWLTDISALAEPFTGYQMVGSYRYSQSADDPGEPVTRMRPRALMIPPGIPDFATRTRVVKAGRVALQGRAWAGRATIERVEVSTDQGATWAEAELDPAVSPVAWRGWRYDWDARPGRHTLAVRATTADGETQPLTPPWTHQGMGNNVVQTVDVIVV, from the coding sequence ATGGTCGACCCGCGCGAGCCGATTCCGGCCCAGACGAGCGCACCGCCCGGCCGTCCGGTGGACCGGGACACCATCGAGGGGCTCCCGACAGTCGGAGACGGCAGCGGGCTCAGCCCCGACGAGCGCTTCTACCGCGAGGAGGTGCAACTGGCGCTCCGGAACCGCGGGATGCCGCTCGAAGCCCTACGGTATCCGATCACCCCGACCGGCCTGCATTACCTGGTGATCCACTTCGACATCCCGAACATCACGCCCGACGACTTCCACCTGACGGTCGGCGGGCTCGTAGCGAACCCGCTGCGCCTGACCCTGGCGGACCTCCAGGCCCGCCCGTCGGTCACGGTGGCCGTCACGCTGGAGTGTGCCGGGAACGGGCGCGCGTTGCTGACGCCGCGCCCGACGAGCCAGCCCTGGCTCGTGGAGGGGGTGAGCACCGTCGAGTGGACCGGCACGCCCCTGCGCGGCCTGCTGGAGGAGGCCGGGCTGGACACCCGCGCCGTGGACATCGTCTTCACCGGGCTCGACTGGGGCGTCCAGGGTGGCATGGTGCAGGCGTACCAGCGCAGCCTCTCCCGCGAGGAGGCGATGCGGGACGATGTGCTGCTGGCCTGGGCGATGAACGGCGAGCCACTGCCGCCGCAGCACGGCTTCCCGCTGCGCCTTGTGGTGCCCGGGTGGTACGGCATGACCAGCGTCAAGTGGCTGACCGACATCAGCGCCCTCGCGGAGCCGTTCACCGGTTACCAGATGGTGGGGAGCTACCGCTACTCCCAGAGCGCCGATGATCCCGGTGAACCGGTGACGCGGATGCGGCCACGCGCGCTGATGATCCCGCCAGGCATCCCCGACTTCGCGACCCGCACTCGCGTCGTCAAGGCCGGGCGCGTGGCCCTCCAGGGCCGCGCCTGGGCCGGGCGCGCCACGATCGAACGGGTCGAGGTCAGCACCGACCAGGGAGCCACCTGGGCCGAGGCGGAGCTGGACCCGGCGGTTTCGCCCGTCGCCTGGCGTGGCTGGCGCTACGACTGGGATGCTCGCCCCGGGCGCCACACCCTGGCGGTGCGAGCCACCACGGCCGACGGCGAGACGCAGCCGCTCACGCCGCCCTGGACCCACCAGGGCATGGGCAACAATGTCGTGCAGACGGTCGACGTCATCGTGGTGTGA
- a CDS encoding N-acyl-D-amino-acid deacylase family protein: MADIDVLIRNGKVVDGSGNPWFIGDVAISGDRILDITPPGMIPDEKAREVVDATGMVVCPGFIDIQSHSILPLMADGRCLSKITQGVTTEIMGEAWTPAPAGGRFTDPLANAFFPMDVGDWAERARGWTRFRHWFEALTERGVSPNVGSFLGGGTLWQYAKGMDMGPASADELETMRRVMAEVMEDGAFGVSFALIYPPDTFASTDEIVEVCKVVARYGGVYITHMRSESTGLLDGLEEALEIGRRSGAPVEIYHLKASGREAWHLMPATIARIEAARAEGLDVTADMYPYTASGTGLSSVLPPWAAAGGKFYDNLRDPEMRAKIKAEALNPSGGWEAQVDMAGADNVMPVGFAKPENQQYVGKRLSEIAEMRGQDWVDAAMDLLASEGQRIFTIYFKMSEDNLRLQLKQPWIKISTDAGGLDPAWATVQGPTHPRAYGTYPRVLGKYVREEKVIPLEDAIRKMTSSVADRLGLRDRGLLRAGMFADVVVFDPETIGDRATFEEPHQLSVGVRDVWVNGTRVLQDGEHTGAMPGRFVAPWRRA, encoded by the coding sequence ATGGCGGATATCGATGTCCTGATCCGCAACGGGAAGGTGGTCGATGGATCCGGGAATCCCTGGTTCATCGGCGATGTGGCGATCTCAGGCGATCGCATCCTCGACATTACGCCGCCCGGCATGATCCCGGACGAGAAGGCGCGGGAGGTGGTCGATGCCACCGGCATGGTGGTCTGCCCCGGATTCATCGACATCCAGAGCCACTCGATCCTGCCGCTGATGGCCGACGGGCGCTGCCTCTCCAAGATCACCCAGGGCGTGACGACCGAGATCATGGGCGAGGCCTGGACGCCGGCACCGGCCGGCGGCCGCTTCACCGACCCGTTGGCGAACGCCTTCTTCCCGATGGATGTCGGTGACTGGGCCGAACGCGCACGTGGCTGGACCCGCTTCCGCCACTGGTTCGAGGCGCTCACCGAGCGCGGGGTCTCCCCGAACGTTGGCTCGTTCCTGGGCGGCGGCACGTTGTGGCAATACGCCAAGGGTATGGACATGGGTCCGGCCAGCGCCGACGAGCTGGAGACGATGCGCCGGGTAATGGCGGAGGTGATGGAGGACGGCGCCTTCGGCGTCTCCTTCGCGTTGATCTACCCGCCCGACACCTTCGCCAGCACCGACGAGATCGTGGAGGTCTGCAAGGTCGTCGCGCGCTACGGCGGCGTCTACATCACTCACATGCGGTCGGAGTCGACCGGGCTGCTCGACGGGCTGGAGGAGGCGCTGGAGATCGGCCGGCGCTCGGGCGCACCGGTGGAGATCTACCACCTCAAGGCGTCGGGCCGGGAGGCCTGGCACCTGATGCCGGCCACCATCGCGCGCATCGAGGCGGCGCGCGCCGAGGGCCTGGATGTGACGGCCGACATGTACCCCTACACCGCCAGTGGCACCGGCCTGTCGTCGGTGTTGCCGCCCTGGGCCGCGGCCGGCGGGAAGTTCTACGACAACCTGCGTGACCCGGAGATGCGGGCCAAGATCAAGGCCGAGGCGTTGAACCCGTCCGGTGGCTGGGAAGCACAGGTCGACATGGCGGGCGCGGACAACGTTATGCCCGTCGGCTTCGCCAAGCCGGAGAACCAGCAGTACGTCGGCAAGCGGCTCTCCGAGATCGCGGAGATGCGTGGCCAGGACTGGGTCGACGCGGCGATGGATCTGCTGGCCTCGGAAGGGCAGCGCATCTTCACCATCTATTTCAAGATGAGTGAGGACAACCTGCGGCTGCAGCTCAAGCAGCCGTGGATCAAGATCTCGACCGACGCCGGCGGGCTCGACCCCGCCTGGGCCACCGTCCAGGGGCCGACGCACCCACGCGCCTATGGCACCTACCCGCGCGTGCTGGGCAAGTACGTGCGTGAGGAGAAGGTCATCCCGCTGGAGGACGCGATCCGCAAGATGACCTCCTCGGTCGCGGATCGGCTCGGGCTGCGCGACCGCGGTCTGCTGCGGGCGGGCATGTTTGCCGACGTCGTCGTGTTCGACCCGGAGACGATCGGCGACCGGGCGACCTTCGAGGAGCCGCACCAGCTCTCGGTCGGCGTGCGCGACGTGTGGGTCAACGGCACCCGCGTGCTGCAGGACGGCGAGCACACCGGCGCGATGCCCGGACGCTTCGTCGCGCCGTGGCGGCGGGCGTAG
- a CDS encoding type IV secretion pathway VirB11-like protein involved in flagella biosynthesis: protein MPHRFPDPAKRHEEPFGWWGYRSEPPSPLSIVELIALGSLDARTAAFLWMAMARRATVLVIGVPPEAGKTTTLTALLAFLSPDVRLIYLRGWYERFDFLDSADPARSYLLCNEISPHLPTYLWGPGVRRLFEAVRAGYGMGATLHAASAADAFQTLTSFPLEVPPELLCGVDLVLTLGVGTGPSGETLRRLMRIEVIHNRDGQPEPETIAERDVLRGPLDSRPGRLTGVLAARFGYDAEVAIAEMARRERFLTRLQEDGVLGVDAVRDAIREFAGD, encoded by the coding sequence ATGCCACATCGGTTTCCGGACCCGGCGAAGCGCCATGAGGAGCCGTTCGGCTGGTGGGGCTATCGCTCGGAGCCGCCCAGCCCGCTCTCGATCGTGGAGTTGATCGCACTGGGCAGCCTAGATGCGCGCACGGCCGCCTTCCTCTGGATGGCGATGGCGCGCCGGGCAACGGTGCTGGTGATCGGCGTGCCTCCCGAAGCCGGTAAAACGACTACGCTGACGGCGCTGCTCGCCTTCCTCTCTCCCGATGTGAGGCTCATCTATCTGCGGGGCTGGTACGAGCGCTTCGACTTCCTCGACTCGGCCGACCCTGCCCGGAGCTACCTGCTCTGCAACGAGATCAGCCCGCACCTGCCGACCTACCTCTGGGGGCCCGGCGTGCGGCGGCTGTTCGAAGCGGTGCGGGCGGGCTACGGGATGGGAGCCACGCTCCACGCCGCGAGCGCGGCCGATGCGTTCCAGACGCTGACCTCGTTCCCGCTGGAAGTCCCACCGGAGCTGCTGTGCGGCGTCGACCTGGTGCTGACGCTGGGCGTCGGGACGGGGCCGAGCGGGGAGACGCTGCGGCGCCTCATGCGCATCGAGGTCATCCACAACCGGGATGGTCAGCCGGAGCCGGAGACGATCGCCGAGCGCGATGTCCTCCGTGGGCCGCTGGACTCCCGGCCCGGCCGGCTCACCGGGGTGTTGGCGGCCCGATTCGGCTATGACGCCGAGGTCGCCATCGCTGAGATGGCGCGCCGCGAGCGGTTCCTGACCCGCCTCCAAGAGGACGGCGTGCTCGGCGTAGATGCTGTGCGCGACGCGATCCGGGAGTTTGCGGGCGACTGA